The DNA segment ATTGAAGGATGTCGTCTCGAGGTACAGCGAGCTGACAGGACGGATCGAACTGCCGCCCGCTTGGGCGATCGGATACCATCAATCCCGTTATAGCTATATGAGTCAGGAAGAGGTAATGGAGCTGGCCCGAACGTTCCGGGATAAGCGAATTCCTTGCGATGTTATCTATCTGGATATTCATTATATGGATGAGTATCGGGTGTTTACGTTCGATCCGACCCGTTTTCCTAATCCGCGAAAGATGATACAGGAGCTGCGGGAAATGGGAATTCGCATCGTGCCGATCGTCGATCCAGGCGTCAAGCGGGATCCGAATTACCTCCCGTATCGGGAAGGGGTTCAAAGGGGGTATTTTTGCCGCAAATTAGAGGGAGAGCTGTTCATTGGCGATGTCTGGCCGGGAGCGAGTGCGTTTCCCGATTTTACGGAGGAAGAGGTTCGCTCATGGTGGGGGGATCAGCACAGCTACTATACAGAGCTTGGAATAGCCGGCATTTGGAATGATATGAATGAGCCGTCAGTGTTTAATAGTCCTTCCAAAACGATGGATCTTGATGTCGTCCACGGGAATGACGGCGATGCGAAAACCCACCGGGAGCTGCATAATCTGTACGGCATGCTAATGTCGATGGCTACACAGCAGGGGCTGAAGCGAAATTTGCAGGGGGAACGTCCCTTTGTCGTCACACGTGCAGGTTATGCGGGTGTCCAGAAGTACGCTGCGACATGGACTGGCGATAACCGCAGCTATTGGGAGCATCTGGCTATGTCAATTCCTATGGTGTTGAACCTGGGCTTATCGGGCCAGCCATTTGCCGGGCCGGACATTGGGGGCTTCAGTCATGATGCGACCCCGGAGCTGCTGGCGCGCTGGACGCAGGCAGGTGCGTTCTTTCCGTTCTGCCGCAATCATAGCGTCCTTGAATCGGTTTACCAGGAGCCATGGGCCTTTGGCCCGGAAATCGAGGAAATTTGCCGGAAGTATATCCGCTTGCGTTACCGCTTCCTGCCGTATCTCTATACCCTGTTTTATGAGGCATATAAGACAGGCTTACCAGTGATGCGCCCGCTCATCCTGGAGTATCCGCATGACCGCAACGTTTATAATCTCTGCGATCAATTCATGGTCGGAAGCAGCCTGCTCGTAGCTCCCATACTGCGCCCTGGTACGGAATCTCGTGCGGTATATCTGCCTGAAGGGGAATGGATCAATTATTGGAGCGGAGAGAGATTGACTGGCGGCCGCCATATATTAGCACTGGCTCCGCTTGAGGTGATGCCGATTTACGTGAAGGCGGGGGCGATCATTCCGGAGCTGGCCGAGGCCGAGCAGCATTGGAAACCAACGCTGGACGAGAAGGCAGAGATCGCACTTAGCGTATATGCTTCAGCACATCGAAGCGAATCTTCAGGACAATGGTATGCAGATGATGCCCGGACATACGCGTATGAGAGCGGATCGTATAACCTTCTAACGGTCAAAGTTAAATCTGGCGAGGATATGCTATCATTGCAGCTGAAGTATGAGGTGGAGGGATTACCGACAGCGAAGCGGGGAGCTGCGTCAGGAGTAGCAGAGCAGTCTCAGTCTGCTGCAAGGGAAACCCTTGCCCTGAATGTAAAGCTGATGAAATTTGTACCTCGAGATATTTTTGTGAATAATTCTAGTGACCAGGTTAAATTGACTGAAGTAGGAGGGGAGTGGAAGTACGATTCTGAAACTCAGGAATTGAGGCTGCAAGTGCCTCATACATTAATTGATAAAAAGATCATCGTGAAGGGATAAAGATTGGATGAGCCTGGATTCTGCTGTATAGCTTGGAAGGTTGAATACTGCTCGAATACAGCTGAATACATAAACTAACTGGATTTGTTGTATTTGTTGTATTTAAAATATGCAGTATATCGCCAAAAGCATAATTAATTGGATTGCTTGTGATTAAATGAAGGTTAAGGGTAATTAAGGCAAGATATAATTATTTAGGTACACGAAATACAGCTAATTTGCGAAATCGCAAGCAAAGAACAAAAATAGACACATGTAATTCATTTAAATTCAACGGTGAAGACTAGAGCCCGTGCGAGAAAGGCGGGAATCCTGAATCTAAGCAGAGCACCCGCCGATCAGATCGACGGGTGTTCTGATTGCTAAATTATTTCAGGAAAGGCCCGTTATCTCCGATTTTCCCCGGGGCCGGATTGCCTGGCAGATCTAGAACGTAGATCCGGAGGTTGCCTTGACCAGATACAGTGGCAGTTAGGGTGCCGTTGGTTACATTCTTCACGTCACCCGTAATGGCATCTTTATAGGTGCCATTTGGAATCTTGCTGAACGTTGCCGATGAGCTTACAGTTATCAATGCAAAGCTGTCCACGCCCGAGGCTGCGTCTGTGTAGCGGCGCTTATAGGCTATCCCTCCTTGGATATCCTCTGTCGAATATTGGCCTTTTTGCAGTGCTGGTATTTCACGGCGAATTTGATTAAGCCGCTGCACGTGCTTAACAAGAGGGTGGTTTAACGTTTCGGCAACTGCGCCGCTTGCATGTTGTACCTTACCAAAATCGCTGGCAATCACGGTTCCTTCGAGCTTATCTCCGAAGTAGGCACGGCCTGTCTCTTCCAGCGGACAGGTTGGACCGCAATCGATTTGTGCTCCGGCTTTGAACTCAATTTCTGAACCGTAATATAGTGTTGGAATACCGCGGAACGTCCACATGAGGCTCATATTTTCTGCCCAAGCTGCCGTGCCGCCCGTGTAACGGGTGTTGGACTTGTTCGGTCCATAATCGTGGCTGTCGACATATACGACGTTGAAGGTTGCATCATTATAGCTGTCGTCGGAATCTTTGCCGTTCCAAAACGCATTGCCTGCGTCACTGAAATTCATATGCATCCGCATGTCGATGACACTCATCCCTGAGAACTTGCTGTGATCCGGTGTGTGGTAGTCATTTCCTCTAAGGAAGGCGTTATCGGATATCGGCTGATTGCCGGTACCGAGATTATTCTCGTATTGATACATTTCCAGGGCAGCAGCAGCATCATCTGCACTGTATTCTTTACGCTCTTTCCACGTAAAAAACTGGGCAGAATGGTTCACGGAGCCCCGGTTCCATTTATCGTTGACAAATGAGCCTACTTCACCGAACATAAAAAAGTTTCTACCCTTATCCCCAAATTTCTCAATAGAGTGATTCATGGCATCCGGCAGAAAGTGCCGATTCCAAGTCGTACGAGGGATGTGTACGGCCGTATCTATTCGGAAGCCATCGACGCCCATATCAATATATCTACGATATACGTCCTTTAGAAATTCCTGAACAGGTTCAGACTCAGTATTGAAATCTGCCAAATCCTCATGAATCCAGCAGCTTCTAGAGTCTTCACCTTCCCAGTTACCGATCCAACACTGGTGGTACAGTTCTTTCGGGAACATGCCGGAGGTTGGATTCGGCCATTGGCAATTGTAGATACGATGGCCTTCCTTACTGTAAAACTGTGTTGGTGTTCCCCAGTTCCGGCACGTATTCCCGATTGGCTCCTCTGTGGACCAAAGATCGCCGTTATAGGCTCTACCCATCGGATTATTAGTCGTAATTCCATCATATTCCTTGCCTGGAATAGGGTCGTCATAATACCAACTCCACTCATTGTCCTGAATCCCGAACACTTTTGGTGAGAACAGGTTCTTTTCCCCCCAGCGACTGGAATGGTTGTATACGACGTCTTGAATAATCTTGATCCCTTTGTTATGGGCTTCATTAATCAAATCCTGATAAGTTGCTCCCGGGGATTCCAGACGGGGATCAACACGATAGAAGTCCCAACCGTGATAGCCATGGAAATCGTAATCCGAGCGGTTAAGGACGACGGGTGTAATCCAGATGGCAGAAAAGCCTAGAGCCTTGATGTAATCGAGCTTCTCGATTAATCCTTTGAAGTCACCACGGAACATCGGATCATTGTTGGCGGCATTACCTGTAGACTCATGGAACTGTCCTCCGCGATTATTAGACTCGTCACCGTCATAGAAGCGGGCTGTCATTACAAAATAAATCGAATCCTCACGCATATCTGTGCCAAGAGGCTCACCGCCTAGAGGAGCTTCAGGGGCGTCCCCCGTCTTAGCGGATACAGCTTCGCTGTTTTCCGATTTGTTAGGCGGTACGGCTTTGTCAAAGGCTTTTATCGAATAGGTGTATTCCGTTTGGGCTTCCAGGTTTGTATCGGTATATGAATGACTGGTTGTTGTAAAAATCTTTGTACCTTGCTTGCCCCCGGTACGAGTGATTTCATAGCCGGCCAAACCACTTCCGCCTTCATTGTCGATAGAAGACTCCCAAGTAATTATAATTTTAGTACCGTTGACGGTGGCTTTGGGGTTACCTGGTATAGAAGGGGGAATCGTATCTTCTGGGAGAGGTGTACAAGGATTAGGAGCTCCGGCTGTCACGACACCATCCTTAACCGTGACGAGGCCGGACGGGATAATATAGTCAGCTCCATTATTATTGTCCCATACAGAGCCGTTGTTGAAGGCGGCCTTTAATT comes from the Paenibacillus lentus genome and includes:
- a CDS encoding TIM-barrel domain-containing protein, yielding MKTSETIHPDKVELKSIASVVSDAGSMLLGSISSYREVQGAYLFQGGNASIMIQPVNEQIIRIKLLLDHQMDLRSTIAIQQEAYRSVNVSLEETLEAYRLVLPELTAVVHKNDGRLDFFNAAGELISSEIETFRAARGEFGSRRRMEPGTHIYGLGENTGFLDKNGESYELWNSDVYDPHVPDIGSLYVSIPLLIHFRYDRPVYGIFLDNPGRTSFDMRSDHEAYTFKVNTGTLDYYFIHGPELKDVVSRYSELTGRIELPPAWAIGYHQSRYSYMSQEEVMELARTFRDKRIPCDVIYLDIHYMDEYRVFTFDPTRFPNPRKMIQELREMGIRIVPIVDPGVKRDPNYLPYREGVQRGYFCRKLEGELFIGDVWPGASAFPDFTEEEVRSWWGDQHSYYTELGIAGIWNDMNEPSVFNSPSKTMDLDVVHGNDGDAKTHRELHNLYGMLMSMATQQGLKRNLQGERPFVVTRAGYAGVQKYAATWTGDNRSYWEHLAMSIPMVLNLGLSGQPFAGPDIGGFSHDATPELLARWTQAGAFFPFCRNHSVLESVYQEPWAFGPEIEEICRKYIRLRYRFLPYLYTLFYEAYKTGLPVMRPLILEYPHDRNVYNLCDQFMVGSSLLVAPILRPGTESRAVYLPEGEWINYWSGERLTGGRHILALAPLEVMPIYVKAGAIIPELAEAEQHWKPTLDEKAEIALSVYASAHRSESSGQWYADDARTYAYESGSYNLLTVKVKSGEDMLSLQLKYEVEGLPTAKRGAASGVAEQSQSAARETLALNVKLMKFVPRDIFVNNSSDQVKLTEVGGEWKYDSETQELRLQVPHTLIDKKIIVKG
- a CDS encoding carbohydrate binding domain-containing protein, with protein sequence MNYKIHQVKKWPYVILCITFFFSLLSGMAGMPFQAIAAAETTSNNTASVYYYTPYYNWSTVNIHHNASGSWTSVPGIAMELACTDWARATIDLGTSTRFAAAFNDGSSWDNNNGKNYDLSAGSVMVENGVVSLGDPCQASNEDNIPPNVPTGLSKDSLTSTSVTITWTAPMDNDGRSDLAGYDVYRDEILVQTGITATTYKDSGLNPSTNYSYTVVAKDLAGNKSAPSLALEVTTPAEDAAGNQAQIYYYTKNRSWSSVNIHYSLDGSKWTTPPGDSMSETACTDWAKKTVDLGTAHELKAAFNNGSVWDNNNGADYIIPSGLVTVKDGVVTAGAPNPCTPLPEDTIPPSIPGNPKATVNGTKIIITWESSIDNEGGSGLAGYEITRTGGKQGTKIFTTTSHSYTDTNLEAQTEYTYSIKAFDKAVPPNKSENSEAVSAKTGDAPEAPLGGEPLGTDMREDSIYFVMTARFYDGDESNNRGGQFHESTGNAANNDPMFRGDFKGLIEKLDYIKALGFSAIWITPVVLNRSDYDFHGYHGWDFYRVDPRLESPGATYQDLINEAHNKGIKIIQDVVYNHSSRWGEKNLFSPKVFGIQDNEWSWYYDDPIPGKEYDGITTNNPMGRAYNGDLWSTEEPIGNTCRNWGTPTQFYSKEGHRIYNCQWPNPTSGMFPKELYHQCWIGNWEGEDSRSCWIHEDLADFNTESEPVQEFLKDVYRRYIDMGVDGFRIDTAVHIPRTTWNRHFLPDAMNHSIEKFGDKGRNFFMFGEVGSFVNDKWNRGSVNHSAQFFTWKERKEYSADDAAAALEMYQYENNLGTGNQPISDNAFLRGNDYHTPDHSKFSGMSVIDMRMHMNFSDAGNAFWNGKDSDDSYNDATFNVVYVDSHDYGPNKSNTRYTGGTAAWAENMSLMWTFRGIPTLYYGSEIEFKAGAQIDCGPTCPLEETGRAYFGDKLEGTVIASDFGKVQHASGAVAETLNHPLVKHVQRLNQIRREIPALQKGQYSTEDIQGGIAYKRRYTDAASGVDSFALITVSSSATFSKIPNGTYKDAITGDVKNVTNGTLTATVSGQGNLRIYVLDLPGNPAPGKIGDNGPFLK